From the Armatimonadota bacterium genome, one window contains:
- a CDS encoding OmpH family outer membrane protein, with the protein MPARRRTSMVTAMVLLLSAAVGLAACGGGRLALVDTNRILNESVRALSYQRQLDEREKAMALDLQLLAGQLSPADLEARRNQYLRELAQLKGELEDRLNKEIRDVVGQIVRERGLRGAVLVKSPVVYALPGRTVDITEEVIARLR; encoded by the coding sequence GTGCCTGCGCGGCGCCGCACCTCGATGGTCACGGCCATGGTGCTCCTGCTTTCGGCCGCCGTGGGGCTGGCTGCCTGCGGCGGGGGCAGGCTCGCCCTCGTAGACACAAACCGCATCCTCAACGAGAGCGTTCGGGCGCTCTCCTACCAGCGACAGCTGGACGAGCGAGAGAAGGCCATGGCCCTGGATCTGCAGCTGCTAGCAGGGCAGCTCTCCCCCGCGGATCTGGAGGCGCGGCGCAACCAGTACCTGCGGGAGCTGGCGCAGCTGAAGGGGGAGCTGGAGGACCGGCTGAACAAGGAGATCCGCGACGTGGTGGGCCAGATAGTTCGGGAGCGAGGGCTGCGGGGCGCCGTGCTGGTGAAGAGCCCCGTGGTGTACGCTCTCCCCGGCCGTACCGTCGACATCACCGAAGAGGTGATCGCCAGACTGCGGTGA
- a CDS encoding OmpH family outer membrane protein yields MRTRLDGVRTLRRSWWFALGGGVLLLVAAVVWTLSRGGVPAFGQSFAIGIVDMQRALDAHPRRAASERALQEFFAAKQREFRERSKGMTAEQRQLLDRQLQQQVLAKRQELFGGLDREIRAAIEEVARAQGVAIVLERSVVLFGGVDLTDQVIQKVAGK; encoded by the coding sequence GTGAGGACGCGGCTGGATGGCGTACGGACGCTGCGGCGGAGCTGGTGGTTCGCCCTCGGCGGGGGAGTGCTGCTGCTGGTCGCGGCCGTGGTGTGGACGCTGTCCCGAGGTGGAGTGCCCGCCTTCGGCCAGAGCTTCGCCATCGGCATCGTGGACATGCAGCGGGCGCTGGACGCGCACCCGCGGCGGGCGGCCTCCGAGCGCGCCCTGCAGGAGTTCTTTGCGGCCAAGCAGCGGGAGTTCCGGGAGCGATCCAAGGGGATGACGGCGGAGCAGCGGCAGCTGCTGGACCGGCAGCTGCAGCAGCAGGTGCTGGCCAAGCGCCAGGAGCTGTTCGGTGGCCTGGACCGGGAGATCCGCGCGGCGATCGAGGAGGTAGCCAGGGCGCAGGGGGTGGCCATTGTCCTGGAGCGCTCGGTGGTGCTCTTCGGCGGGGTGGATCTCACCGATCAGGTGATCCAGAAGGTGGCGGGCAAGTAG